Proteins co-encoded in one Callospermophilus lateralis isolate mCalLat2 chromosome 2, mCalLat2.hap1, whole genome shotgun sequence genomic window:
- the Fibin gene encoding fin bud initiation factor homolog, with product MMVLKFLWMGFLCHLCQGYFDGPLYPEMSNGTLHHYFVPDGDYEENDDPEKCQLLFRVSDRRRCSQGEGTQASRLMSLTLREEFTVLGRQVEDAGRVLEGISKSISYDLDGEESYGKYLRRESHQIGDAYSNSDKSLTELESKFKQGQEQDSRQESRLNEDFLGMLVHTKSLLKETLDISTGLRDKYELLALTIRSHGTRLGRLKNDYLKV from the coding sequence ATGATGGTCCTGAAGTTCCTCTGGATGGGTTTCCTCTGCCACCTGTGTCAGGGCTACTTTGACGGCCCTCTCTACCCAGAAATGTCCAATGGGACTCTGCACCACTACTTCGTGCCCGACGGGGACTATGAGGAGAACGATGACCCCGAGAAGTGCCAGCTGCTTTTCAGGGTGAGTGACCGTCGGCGCTGCTCCCAAGGGGAGGGGACCCAGGCCAGTCGCTTGATGAGCCTCACCCTTCGAGAGGAGTTCACCGTGCTGGGCCGCCAGGTGGAGGATGCGGGGCGCGTCTTGGAGGGCATCAGCAAGAGCATCTCCTACGACCTGGATGGGGAAGAGAGTTATGGCAAGTACCTGCGGCGGGAGTCCCACCAGATCGGGGATGCCTACTCCAACTCCGACAAGTCCCTCACTGAGCTGGAAAGCAAATTCAAGCAGGGCCAGGAACAGGACAGCCGGCAGGAGAGTCGGCTCAACGAGGACTTCCTGGGGATGCTGGTCCACACCAAGTCCCTGCTGAAAGAAACGCTGGACATCTCCACAGGGCTTAGGGACAAATACGAGCTGCTGGCCCTCACCATCAGGAGCCACGGGACTCGGCTAGGTCGGCTGAAAAACGATTATCTTAAAGTATGA